In Triticum aestivum cultivar Chinese Spring chromosome 5B, IWGSC CS RefSeq v2.1, whole genome shotgun sequence, the following proteins share a genomic window:
- the LOC123110566 gene encoding protein misato homolog 1, producing MREVVTVQVGGFANFVGSHFWNFQDELLGLADDPGADAAFRTAPLDMDVLYRTGETLQGVSTYCPRLVSVGSRGSLGSLSSSGAPSLSSAASDQLNVTTWSGNVTRSVEKPHGRNLFLQSLTEQEPNPSTSNGGNNSQKSVEDKDLVECLEKDVNFWTDYTKVQYHPQSLYEMYGSWTDFDKFDNFGTAREVVSEWSLMEEMNEKLRFFVEECDHIQGIQFIVDDSGGFSSIAATYLENIADDYTNTPVLLYCVRDPVTHGSSRNQRDTITRSLHDAVSLSKLSSFCSLMVPIGLPSLSQSSLSPFLSIQDAKPFHSSAISAAAIHSVTVPFRLQNAGPASNIAHSSGNIDMRELVHIISDQGRQNMVTALDVAMPAPYLKDGNDLWNMKSLHTLTPEISDEEEDPYSVESLVVHGVLRAGGHRASISQVQGSVCSAYEGRATKPKFSHLSVSPCPLPIPLPFPSIFRSNIGQRGEILSNHAEGTQPKGSLDVESIPMAARLRSSNAVLPFIERRSLSLQKFGVARGALGTQILRDWGFGREEMEDMGEHLSKMVHVFHPEGGLTSDSD from the exons ATGAGGGAGGTCGTGACGGTGCAGGTCGGCGGCTTCGCCAACTTCGTCGGCTCCCACTTCTGGAACTTCCAG GATGAGCTCCTCGGGCTCGCCGACGACCCCGGCGCAGACGCCGCCTTCAGGACCGCGCCGCTTGACATGGACGTCCTGTACCGCACCGGCGAGACGCTCCAG GGCGTCTCCACCTACTGCCCCCGTTTGGTATCTGTCGGTTCTCGAG GGTCTCTTGGTTCTTTAAGTTCCTCCGGTGCTCCGAGCCTGAGTAGCGCTGCCTCGGATCAGCTCAATGTCACTACATG GTCTGGAAATGTAACAAGATCGGTAGAAAAGCCTCATGGGCGGAACTTGTTTCTGCAAAGCTTAACTGAACAAGAGCCGAACCCAAGCACTAGCAATGGTGGGAACAACTCTCAGAAAAGTGTAGAAGATAAGGACTTAGTTGAATGCTTAGAGAAGGATGTCAACTTTTGGACTGATTATACGAAGGTTCAGTATCACCCTCAAAGCTTGTATGAAATGTATGGGTCATGGACAGACTTTGACAAGTTTGACAACTTTGGAACTGCAAGGGAGGTAGTTTCAGAATGGTCTCTAATGGAGGAGATGAATGAGAAGCTAAGGTTCTTTGTTGAAGAATGTGATCACATTCAG GGTATCCAGTTTATTGTGGACGATTCGGGAGGGTTTTCCAGCATAGCTGCAACTTATTTGGAAAACATTGCTGATGACTACACAAACACACCTGTATTGCTTTATTGTGTGAGGGATCCAGTTACTCATGGATCATCCAGAAATCAAAGGGATACCATTACAAGATCTTTGCATGACGCTGTTTCACTTTCAAAGCTTTCATCCTTTTGCAGTTTGATGGTTCCAATAGGACTGCCTTCTCTCAGTCAAA GTTCTCTGTCACCCTTCCTTTCTATACAAGATGCAAAACCATTCCACTCCAGTGCAATTTCTGCAGCAGCGATACATTCAGTAACTGTACCATTTAGACTACAAAATGCTGGTCCGGCTTCAAACATAGCACATTCATCTGGTAATATTGATATGCGCGAACTTGTGCACATAATATCTGATCAGGGTAGGCAGAACATGGTTACTGCTCTGGACGTAGCAATGCCTGCCCCTTATTTGAAAG ATGGAAATGATCTGTGGAACATGAAAAGCCTGCACACACTGACCCCTGAAATCAGTGACGAAGAAGAAGACCCTTACTCTGTTGAATCATTGGTGGTTCATGGAGTTCTGCGTGCAG GTGGGCATCGGGCATCAATATCACAAGTGCAGGGCTCTGTGTGCTCAGCTTACGAAGGCAGAGCCACAAAACCAAAGTTCTCCCATCTTTCAGTGTCACCCTGCCCGCTCCCCATACCCCTCCCGTTCCCGTCGATCTTCAGGAGCAACATCGGCCAGCGCGGCGAGATCCTCAGTAACCACGCGGAGGGAACCCAGCCAAAGGGTTCACTCGACGTCGAGTCGATACCGATGGCTGCACGCCTAAGATCGAGCAACGCGGTCCTGCCCTTCATAGAGAGGCGCTCGCTGAGCCTCCAGAAGTTCGGCGTTGCAAGGGGCGCTCTGGGGACGCAGATACTCCGCGACTGGGGCTTCGGGAGGGAAGAGATGGAGGACATGGGCGAGCACCTGTCCAAGATGGTCCACGTGTTTCACCCCGAGGGCGGACTAACATCGGATTCTGACTAA